Proteins encoded by one window of Bradyrhizobium sp. B097:
- a CDS encoding DUF1465 family protein: MADRSQNEAGLVLFSERLTNSAAFGVLFREGMDLVEQTAAYLDGDGRAEAKALERSVSLTYATESMRLTTRLMQLASWLLLHRAVKEGEMTLTQANREKTKVKLSAADPGPVDMVTKLPEQLQQLIARSMDLQARVRRLDTTIHAPAPDRSSIGNPLVPQLNRLKAAFEQ, encoded by the coding sequence ATGGCGGATCGTTCCCAGAACGAAGCCGGGCTTGTGCTGTTCAGTGAACGGCTGACCAATTCTGCGGCATTTGGCGTGCTGTTCCGGGAAGGCATGGATTTGGTCGAGCAGACCGCTGCCTATCTCGACGGCGACGGCCGTGCCGAGGCCAAGGCGCTGGAGCGTTCGGTCAGCCTGACCTATGCCACCGAAAGCATGCGCCTGACCACGCGGCTGATGCAGCTCGCGTCGTGGCTGCTGCTGCATCGCGCGGTCAAGGAAGGCGAGATGACGCTGACCCAGGCCAATCGCGAGAAAACCAAGGTGAAGCTGTCGGCCGCCGATCCCGGCCCGGTCGACATGGTGACCAAGCTGCCGGAGCAATTGCAGCAGCTGATCGCCCGCTCGATGGATCTGCAGGCGCGCGTCCGCCGCCTCGACACCACGATCCATGCGCCGGCGCCGGATCGTTCGTCGATCGGCAACCCGCTGGTGCCGCAGCTCAACCGGCTCAAGGCTGCGTTCGAGCAGTAA
- a CDS encoding amidohydrolase family protein, which translates to MGGLVISGGRVVDPASGMDAIGDVAVVDGRIAAVGTGLGGAERQIDATGLVVAPGFIDLHAHGQTIPADRMQAFDGVTTSLDLEAGVLPVASWYKRQAEKGRVLNYGAAANWAFARIGAMTGSNAESSLESFGAAMRDRRWIENVATEGEVGGILARLANGLNEGGIGIGILNAYAPGAGVQELTAVCQLAADHAVPTFTHVAYMSRIDPESAAEAYIRLIGYAGATGAHMHICHFNSSSKTDIERCVALIAKAQAQGLPITVEAYPYGTGSTVLAATFFSDPKFEERNGLGYDSVQRVTDGHRFGSREELLAAQAAEPSTLVLWHVLDIENNAHHRDLLDMAVLYPGGAIASDAMPWTLSDGRPYTGDAWPLPDDATSHPRSAGCFTRFIREWVRERRKVSLLEGIRKCALIPAEILSASTPAMRAKGRLQVDADADVVVFDFETLSDRATFSAMNRPAEGVRHLVVSGQPLINDGVLDVAARPGRPVRRPVTGG; encoded by the coding sequence ATGGGTGGTTTGGTGATCAGCGGCGGCCGGGTGGTGGATCCGGCCAGCGGGATGGACGCGATCGGCGACGTCGCGGTGGTCGACGGCCGGATCGCCGCGGTCGGCACCGGCCTCGGCGGCGCCGAGCGGCAGATCGATGCCACCGGACTTGTGGTGGCGCCCGGCTTCATCGACCTGCACGCGCATGGCCAGACCATTCCGGCCGATCGCATGCAGGCGTTCGACGGGGTCACGACATCGCTCGACCTCGAGGCCGGCGTGTTGCCGGTGGCATCCTGGTACAAGCGTCAGGCCGAGAAGGGGCGGGTGCTGAACTACGGCGCGGCGGCCAACTGGGCCTTCGCGCGGATCGGTGCGATGACCGGCTCGAATGCGGAAAGCTCGCTGGAATCATTCGGCGCCGCGATGCGCGATCGCCGCTGGATCGAGAACGTGGCGACCGAGGGCGAGGTCGGCGGCATTCTCGCGCGCCTTGCCAACGGACTGAATGAGGGCGGCATCGGCATCGGCATTCTCAACGCCTATGCGCCGGGCGCCGGCGTGCAGGAACTGACTGCGGTGTGCCAGCTCGCCGCCGATCATGCGGTGCCGACCTTCACCCACGTCGCCTACATGTCCCGCATCGATCCAGAGAGCGCGGCCGAGGCCTATATCCGCCTGATCGGCTATGCCGGCGCCACCGGCGCGCACATGCACATCTGCCATTTCAACTCGTCGAGCAAGACGGACATCGAACGCTGCGTTGCGCTGATTGCGAAAGCGCAGGCGCAGGGCCTGCCGATCACGGTCGAGGCCTATCCCTACGGCACCGGCTCGACCGTGCTGGCGGCGACCTTCTTCAGCGATCCCAAATTCGAGGAGCGCAACGGCCTCGGCTACGATTCGGTGCAGCGCGTGACCGACGGTCATCGCTTCGGCAGCCGCGAGGAGCTGCTGGCGGCGCAGGCCGCAGAGCCCTCGACGCTGGTGCTGTGGCATGTGCTCGATATCGAGAACAACGCGCATCATCGCGATCTGCTCGACATGGCGGTGCTGTATCCGGGCGGTGCGATCGCGTCCGACGCGATGCCGTGGACGCTGTCGGACGGCCGCCCCTACACCGGCGACGCCTGGCCGCTGCCTGATGATGCCACCTCGCATCCGCGTTCGGCCGGCTGCTTCACTCGCTTCATCCGCGAATGGGTGCGCGAGCGCAGGAAGGTGTCGCTGCTCGAGGGCATCCGCAAATGCGCGCTGATCCCGGCGGAAATCCTGTCCGCGAGCACGCCGGCGATGCGCGCCAAGGGCAGGTTGCAGGTCGACGCCGACGCCGATGTCGTGGTGTTCGACTTCGAGACGCTCAGCGATCGCGCGACCTTCTCCGCGATGAACCGCCCGGCGGAAGGCGTGCGGCATCTCGTGGTCAGCGGCCAGCCGCTGATCAATGATGGCGTGCTCGACGTCGCGGCACGGCCGGGCCGGCCGGTGCGCCGGCCGGTCACTGGGGGCTGA
- a CDS encoding PLP-dependent aminotransferase family protein: MPRLRATISIPSLRTVDRTAGQVGRQIARALRGAIANGELKAGEYLPSTRALSASLGVARGTVTEAFEQLQAEGYLESQVGAGTRVAATLAEQARPVHPPAGRSPNRTAPIALPPRAMRLAKVVAAFTPMPEVPFAIAVPGGAVAPDDNWRRLGNRVRASRAAAPSSYGDPRGLMELRQAIADYVRKSRAVHCEPEQVVITAGTQQGLSLAGRVLLSAGDRVWTEDPAYPGMSAVLDDLDFVTTRVAVDAQGVDVDAAVAACPDARAAFVTPSHQYPLGMPLSMARRNALVAWAQRSNAWIVEDDYDSELRYAGHPFPSMQGLAPSRVIYLGTLSKVLFPSLRLGYVVAPLALIDAFAGARALLDRHSPTADQHVLAAYMREGLFEAHIRRIRGVYAARRATLIAALERHMPDDFTLQPSDQGMHLLLWLPHGLDDVQLAKAALAAGIVVRPISPMYDAAARPGLMLGFGGFEPEGLEAAAIRLRRVIDQDAPQRRQRVHS, from the coding sequence ATGCCTCGCCTGCGCGCCACCATCAGCATCCCCTCGCTGCGGACGGTCGACCGCACCGCCGGACAGGTCGGGCGGCAGATCGCGCGGGCGCTGCGCGGCGCCATCGCCAATGGCGAGCTGAAGGCCGGGGAGTATCTGCCGTCGACCCGCGCGCTGTCGGCCTCGCTCGGCGTGGCGCGCGGCACGGTGACGGAAGCCTTCGAGCAGCTGCAGGCCGAGGGCTATCTGGAATCGCAGGTCGGCGCCGGCACCCGCGTCGCGGCGACGCTTGCCGAGCAAGCACGGCCGGTCCACCCGCCGGCGGGTCGCAGCCCGAACAGGACTGCGCCGATCGCGTTGCCGCCGCGCGCGATGCGGCTTGCCAAGGTGGTGGCGGCCTTCACGCCGATGCCCGAAGTCCCGTTTGCGATTGCGGTCCCCGGAGGCGCGGTTGCGCCCGACGACAATTGGCGCCGCCTCGGCAACCGCGTGCGCGCGTCGCGCGCGGCGGCGCCTTCGAGCTACGGCGATCCGCGCGGCCTGATGGAGCTGCGGCAGGCGATCGCCGACTATGTGCGCAAATCCCGCGCGGTGCATTGCGAGCCCGAGCAGGTCGTGATCACGGCCGGCACGCAACAGGGCCTCTCACTTGCCGGCCGCGTGCTGCTGTCGGCGGGCGATCGGGTGTGGACCGAGGATCCGGCCTATCCCGGCATGAGCGCCGTGCTCGACGATCTCGATTTCGTCACCACGCGTGTTGCCGTCGATGCACAGGGCGTCGACGTCGATGCGGCGGTTGCCGCGTGTCCGGATGCGCGCGCAGCTTTCGTGACGCCCTCGCATCAATATCCACTCGGCATGCCCTTGAGCATGGCCCGCCGCAACGCACTGGTGGCGTGGGCGCAGCGAAGCAATGCGTGGATCGTCGAGGACGATTACGACAGCGAGCTGCGCTATGCGGGCCATCCGTTCCCGTCGATGCAGGGCCTCGCGCCGTCGCGCGTGATTTATCTGGGCACGCTCAGCAAGGTGCTGTTTCCCTCGCTGCGGCTCGGCTACGTCGTGGCGCCTCTTGCGCTGATCGACGCCTTCGCCGGCGCGCGGGCGCTGCTCGACCGGCATTCACCGACTGCCGACCAGCATGTGCTGGCGGCCTACATGCGCGAAGGGCTGTTCGAGGCGCATATCAGGCGCATCCGCGGCGTCTATGCCGCGCGGCGCGCGACACTGATCGCGGCGCTCGAGCGACACATGCCTGATGATTTCACGCTGCAGCCGAGCGACCAGGGCATGCATCTGTTGCTGTGGCTGCCGCACGGCCTCGACGATGTGCAATTGGCAAAGGCCGCGCTCGCCGCCGGCATCGTCGTGCGACCGATCTCACCGATGTACGATGCGGCAGCACGGCCCGGCCTCATGCTCGGCTTTGGTGGATTCGAACCGGAGGGACTGGAGGCAGCGGCGATACGGCTGCGACGCGTGATCGATCAAGATGCACCGCAGCGCCGGCAACGCGTTCACTCGTAG
- the rpmE gene encoding 50S ribosomal protein L31, whose product MKADIHPNYHTIKVVMTDGTEYLTRSTWGKEGDTLNLDIDPKSHPAWTGGTQQLMDRGGRVSRFQKKFSGFLKKD is encoded by the coding sequence ATGAAAGCCGATATTCATCCGAATTATCATACGATTAAGGTCGTCATGACCGACGGCACCGAGTACCTGACCCGCTCGACCTGGGGCAAGGAAGGCGACACGCTGAACCTCGACATCGACCCCAAGTCGCATCCGGCCTGGACCGGCGGTACCCAGCAGCTGATGGACCGCGGCGGCCGTGTGTCGCGCTTCCAGAAGAAGTTTTCGGGTTTCCTCAAGAAGGACTAA
- a CDS encoding DUF1192 domain-containing protein, translated as MPIEDEDRPRKKITHEIGQDLSLLSVEELTERIALLTTEVDRLKEAITKKRASKDAANAFFKS; from the coding sequence ATGCCGATTGAGGATGAGGACCGGCCGCGGAAGAAGATCACCCACGAGATCGGACAGGATCTCTCGCTGCTGTCGGTCGAGGAATTGACCGAGCGCATCGCGCTGCTCACGACCGAAGTCGATCGCCTGAAAGAGGCAATAACGAAGAAGCGCGCGTCGAAGGACGCCGCGAACGCGTTCTTCAAATCGTAG
- a CDS encoding FMN-binding negative transcriptional regulator has translation MYLPPHFKIDELGPIHAAMRASRLATLVTATADGLIGTPLPLILNENEGDYGTLYGHVARPNPQWKLPAVGEAMAIFTGPDAYVTPSWYVTKAEHGKVVPTWNYVAVHAYGAAEFFEDADRLLDVVTRLTRLHESTRKEVWQVSDAPDDFIKAQLRGIVGFRMPITRIDAKKKMSQNRKLEDRAGVIAGLGASDDPGDREVAAMIPAN, from the coding sequence ATGTACCTGCCGCCGCATTTCAAGATCGATGAGCTCGGCCCGATCCACGCCGCGATGCGGGCGTCGCGCCTCGCGACATTGGTCACCGCGACGGCCGACGGGCTGATCGGAACGCCGCTGCCGCTGATCCTCAATGAAAACGAGGGCGACTACGGCACGCTGTACGGTCACGTCGCGCGGCCCAATCCGCAATGGAAGCTGCCCGCGGTCGGCGAAGCGATGGCGATCTTCACCGGGCCCGACGCCTATGTGACGCCGTCCTGGTATGTGACCAAGGCCGAGCACGGCAAGGTGGTGCCGACCTGGAATTACGTTGCCGTCCACGCCTATGGTGCGGCCGAGTTCTTCGAGGATGCGGACCGGCTGCTCGATGTCGTAACGCGACTGACCCGATTGCACGAGAGTACGCGCAAGGAAGTCTGGCAGGTCAGCGATGCGCCCGATGATTTCATCAAGGCGCAGCTGCGCGGCATCGTCGGCTTCCGGATGCCGATCACACGGATCGACGCCAAGAAGAAGATGAGCCAGAACCGCAAGCTCGAGGATCGCGCCGGCGTCATCGCGGGCCTTGGCGCCAGCGACGATCCGGGTGATCGCGAGGTCGCGGCGATGATCCCGGCGAACTGA
- a CDS encoding ABC transporter ATP-binding protein/permease: MSVAEQLETPRGTPEPPRDALLDEEAFIEGQIMEPAKSRARLRPLLALAPYVARYKGRAILALISLTIAAITTLIVPVAVRRMIDLGFTPEGIAMINSYFSVMIAVVAVLACASASRYYLVMTIGERIVADLRRDVFAHLISLSPSFFDSARSGELVSRLTADTTQIKSAVGASVSIALRNLMLFFGAAAMMVITSPRLSGFVLLAIPMIVIPLVAFGRWVRRLSRNAQDTLADASAYASELVNAIRTVQAYTGERLARTRFAREVEQAYDAARSSTKARAMLTLIVIFIVFASVVVILWVGSHDVLIGAISPGRLGQFILYTAFAASGLGQLSEVWGEVSAASGAAERLFEILRVRPQIAAPASPRALPQPARGDVGFDNVSFAYPTRPNALAVDGVSLEVRSGEKVAIVGPSGAGKSTLFHLLLRFYDPKSGTISLDGVPIRQADPADVRARIALVPQDSVVFAASARDNIRFGRPDATDAEVERAADLAHATEFLRRLPEGFDAQLGERGVTLSGGQRQRIAIARAILRDAPLLLLDEATSALDAESETLVQTALEELMRRRTTLVIAHRLATVLSCDRILVMDQGRIVEQGTHTELVAAGGLYARLARLQFEGI, translated from the coding sequence ATGAGTGTAGCCGAACAGCTTGAGACCCCTCGCGGCACCCCCGAGCCGCCGCGCGACGCGTTGCTCGATGAGGAGGCCTTCATCGAGGGCCAGATCATGGAGCCGGCGAAGAGCCGTGCCCGCTTGCGGCCCCTGCTTGCGCTGGCGCCCTATGTGGCGCGCTACAAGGGGCGGGCGATCCTCGCGCTGATCTCGCTGACGATTGCGGCGATCACGACGCTGATCGTGCCGGTCGCGGTGCGGCGGATGATCGACCTCGGCTTCACGCCCGAAGGCATCGCGATGATCAACAGCTATTTCAGCGTGATGATCGCCGTCGTCGCGGTGCTCGCCTGTGCCAGCGCCTCGCGCTACTACCTCGTGATGACGATCGGTGAACGCATCGTCGCCGATCTCCGGCGCGACGTGTTCGCGCATCTGATCTCGCTGTCGCCCTCGTTCTTCGATTCCGCACGGAGCGGCGAGCTGGTGTCGCGGCTCACCGCCGACACCACGCAGATCAAATCCGCGGTCGGCGCCTCGGTGTCGATCGCGCTGCGCAATCTGATGCTGTTCTTCGGCGCCGCCGCGATGATGGTGATCACGAGCCCGCGGCTCTCGGGCTTCGTGCTGCTCGCGATTCCGATGATCGTGATTCCGCTGGTTGCGTTCGGCCGCTGGGTGCGGCGGCTGTCGCGCAACGCCCAGGACACGCTGGCCGATGCCAGCGCCTATGCGAGCGAGCTGGTCAATGCGATCCGCACCGTGCAGGCCTATACCGGCGAGCGGCTCGCCCGGACGCGCTTTGCCCGCGAGGTCGAGCAGGCCTATGACGCCGCGCGCAGCTCGACCAAGGCGCGCGCGATGCTGACGTTGATCGTCATCTTCATCGTGTTCGCCAGCGTCGTCGTGATCCTCTGGGTCGGCTCGCACGACGTGCTGATCGGTGCCATCAGCCCCGGCCGGCTCGGACAGTTCATTCTCTACACGGCCTTCGCCGCGAGCGGCCTCGGCCAGCTCAGCGAGGTCTGGGGCGAGGTCTCGGCCGCATCGGGCGCCGCCGAACGGCTGTTCGAGATATTGCGCGTCAGGCCGCAGATCGCAGCTCCCGCATCGCCGCGCGCACTACCGCAGCCCGCGCGCGGCGATGTCGGCTTCGACAATGTCAGCTTCGCCTATCCGACCCGGCCCAACGCGCTCGCGGTCGACGGCGTATCGCTGGAGGTGCGCTCCGGCGAGAAGGTCGCGATCGTAGGTCCCTCCGGCGCCGGCAAGAGCACGCTGTTCCATTTGCTGCTGCGCTTCTACGATCCGAAATCGGGCACCATCTCGCTCGACGGCGTGCCGATCCGGCAGGCCGATCCGGCCGACGTGCGTGCGCGGATCGCGCTGGTGCCGCAGGATTCCGTGGTGTTCGCCGCGAGCGCCCGCGACAACATCCGGTTCGGCCGGCCCGATGCCACCGACGCCGAGGTGGAGCGCGCCGCCGATCTCGCCCATGCCACCGAATTCCTGCGCCGGCTGCCCGAAGGCTTCGACGCCCAGCTCGGCGAGCGCGGCGTGACGCTGTCGGGCGGCCAGCGCCAGCGCATCGCGATCGCCCGCGCGATCCTGCGCGATGCGCCGCTGCTGCTGCTCGACGAGGCGACCTCGGCGCTCGACGCCGAGAGCGAGACGCTGGTGCAGACCGCGCTGGAGGAATTGATGCGCCGTCGCACCACGCTGGTGATCGCACATCGCCTGGCGACCGTGCTGTCCTGCGACCGCATCCTTGTCATGGACCAGGGCAGGATCGTCGAGCAGGGTACCCACACCGAACTGGTTGCCGCGGGCGGCCTCTATGCGCGGCTGGCACGGCTGCAGTTCGAGGGGATTTGA
- a CDS encoding GTP-binding protein, protein MAVPILLVAGFLGAGKTTVVNHLLAHAQGRRIAAVVNDFGAINIDAELIAGASDGVVSLSNGCICCTLEGDLLRTLAGLLRRDPRPEFIVIETSGIADPADIVRNLMDPVIWKEAPLETVLCVVDATQPAAMLNDALLRSQLRAADVVALSKVDLADAAACAAIRDAVRAVRPAAVVVDALHGEVPAALLFPADLDQLPAPRETAPRRPVSDRFETLSWTSERKVALPRLQQAIGRLAPKLARAKGLFETVEQPGRLTVFQLAGGRATLAAGGVPTPGVPRTRIVFIAEMGALSRAEIDEVMQGCVE, encoded by the coding sequence GTGGCGGTCCCGATCCTGCTGGTCGCGGGTTTTCTCGGGGCGGGCAAGACCACGGTCGTGAACCATCTGCTGGCGCATGCGCAAGGCCGGCGCATCGCCGCCGTGGTCAATGATTTCGGCGCGATCAATATCGACGCGGAGCTGATCGCCGGCGCCAGCGATGGCGTGGTCAGCCTGAGCAATGGCTGCATCTGTTGCACGCTGGAGGGCGATCTGCTGCGCACGCTCGCTGGCCTGCTGCGGCGTGATCCGCGTCCCGAATTCATCGTGATCGAGACCAGCGGGATCGCCGATCCCGCCGACATCGTGCGCAACCTGATGGATCCGGTGATCTGGAAGGAGGCGCCGCTGGAGACCGTTCTGTGCGTGGTCGACGCGACGCAGCCTGCGGCGATGCTGAACGATGCGCTGCTGCGCTCGCAGCTGCGGGCGGCAGATGTGGTGGCGCTGAGCAAGGTCGATCTGGCCGATGCAGCCGCGTGCGCCGCGATCCGCGATGCGGTGCGGGCAGTGCGTCCGGCGGCCGTGGTGGTCGATGCGCTGCATGGCGAGGTGCCGGCCGCGCTGCTGTTTCCCGCGGACCTCGATCAGTTGCCGGCGCCGCGCGAGACCGCGCCGCGACGACCGGTATCCGATCGGTTCGAGACCCTGAGCTGGACGTCGGAGCGGAAGGTAGCGCTGCCGCGCTTGCAGCAGGCGATCGGCAGACTGGCGCCGAAGCTGGCGCGGGCGAAGGGATTGTTCGAGACGGTGGAGCAGCCCGGCCGGCTGACGGTGTTTCAACTCGCCGGCGGCCGCGCGACATTGGCCGCCGGCGGCGTGCCGACACCCGGCGTGCCACGCACGCGAATCGTGTTCATCGCCGAGATGGGCGCGCTGTCGCGAGCCGAGATCGATGAGGTGATGCAGGGATGCGTCGAGTGA
- a CDS encoding LysE family translocator, with protein sequence MELYLAFAVTTATFALIPGPAMLYAAARTLAGGRRAGLMASLGLHLGGYVHVIAAAAGLALLFHAVPPLFTAMKLAGAAYLVWLGLSLFRDRGTAKSPVLAPLSAERAFAQSIVVEVLNPKTAIFFLAFLPQFVDASASVPVWAQLFLLGTIVNLTFSAVDIVCVFFASAVMTKLQRSRRSQRIMQRIGGSILVALGARLAFQDR encoded by the coding sequence ATGGAATTGTACCTTGCCTTTGCGGTCACGACCGCGACCTTCGCGCTGATCCCGGGTCCAGCCATGCTCTATGCCGCGGCCCGCACTTTGGCGGGCGGCCGGCGCGCGGGGCTGATGGCCTCGCTCGGCCTGCATCTCGGCGGCTACGTCCATGTCATCGCCGCGGCGGCCGGCCTCGCGCTGCTGTTTCATGCGGTGCCGCCGCTATTCACAGCGATGAAGCTCGCCGGTGCGGCCTATCTGGTCTGGCTCGGGCTGTCGCTGTTCCGCGATCGCGGCACTGCAAAGAGTCCCGTGTTGGCGCCGCTCTCCGCGGAGCGCGCCTTCGCGCAAAGCATCGTCGTCGAGGTGCTCAATCCGAAGACCGCGATCTTCTTCCTGGCGTTCCTGCCGCAGTTCGTCGACGCGTCGGCCAGCGTGCCGGTCTGGGCCCAGCTGTTCCTTCTCGGCACCATCGTCAACCTGACGTTCTCGGCGGTCGATATCGTCTGCGTGTTCTTCGCCAGCGCCGTGATGACGAAGCTGCAGCGCTCCAGGAGGTCACAGCGCATCATGCAGCGGATCGGCGGCAGCATCCTGGTCGCGCTCGGCGCGCGGCTGGCCTTCCAGGATCGCTAG